The genomic interval AATAGATCACAGTCAACATTAACAGCCATATAAAAACTCATAGTAGTTTTTcagttaatatatttttgacaaTTATCTAACATTTGGTGCAAACAGATAACAGAGCTGCAGTAGTTGCTTTTAAAAGAACCCTCTGTTATCTTCAAGACAAGGTTTTCTGAGTGCACAGCTTATAAAATGGATCTTGCACAAACTCAAATGAGGGATTAATGGGATAATTCAGGagatcactttttttctgtcagatgTTGAAATGATCCATGTTAGGAACCAGTTTTCTGTGAGACCTTCTGCAAGATTTGcaacataaaaaagagaaaaagatattaaaatgagaaaacacatgACAAGTTTCTAGCCGTGTCTCTCACGCACAGTTCCAAGTAAGCCAGTTCTTAGAGTTTgagcataaaaaatatttcactgttttcagGGTCTGGGGAGGACTGTGACAGTCTTGGAGAGGGGGATCCACAGGGGGTGAGCTGACTCAGCAGGTCCAGACTGGTGCAGGGACTGCGGGCCACGCAGCACGCCCCTTCGGGGTTCCCCCGCTCCTCTATGGGACTAGCACTACTTCCACTGCCAATTCTACAGGCAAGGCTAAAGCTTGCACTTCTGCCTTGGACCAGGCCCTGGAGCCTCTGCCGTTCCTGAGCCTTCTTGGCCCTGTTTGCAATGTATCGCACCCTGCTttggctcctggaggaggtCCTTCGCACCAACATCTCATCCACAGGCTCCTCCTGTGACTCTCTAGGCCTGTTTCCTGGGGCGAAGTCGCTAGCAGTCAGGGGCTCCACATCAGTCAGCTTCCGTAGTTGCACTGTCAGGTTGCTGGGTGGCCGAGACTTCTGTGGACTGCCTTTGCGGAGATGGTCCCTGGTTGGCCTTACAATGAAGCTGCGGCTGATGCTGCGGTACTTGCTGTCAAAGTTACAGGAAATGTCATCAGATGTCAGATCTCCAACTTTGTGTCTACCACTTCTTTAAAGTACAGGATCTTGATACTGTGACATGCCACAGATCACAAAAGGTCAGCAAATATTGGCAGCCGAGTAAAATTACAATGTAACCACTACACAAAGAATACTAAAAATGTAGACCTTTCATCTTGCATTGCAGGAATTATTCCTTTCAATTCTTTCCAAAGACATGAGACAAGCTTCAGCCCTGAAGCATCAAACTGTACATTATCTTAAATATGATACCATgccattattttaaaaatattgcgAGTGGATGGATGGGTTTATGATAACGCTTTAACataacatattaatattcaacatTAACTAAATCATTACCTTTCAAGTAAAAATCATGTCCTCTCATTGTGATCTGTTGGTACTGTATGCTcatgttaagttttttttaaaaattctcaaAGATGAGAATAGATCACAGTCAACATTAACAGCCATATAAAAACTCATAGTAGTTTTTcagttaatatatttttgacaaTTATCTAACATTTGGTGCAAACAGATAACAGAGCTGCAGTAGTTGCTTTTAAAAGAACCCTCTGTTATCTTCAAGACAAGGTTTTCTGAGTGCACAGCTGATAAAATGGATCTTGCACAAACTCAAATGAGGGATTAATGGGATACTAATTCAGgagatcacttttttttctgtcagatgTTGAAATGATCTATGTTAGGAGACCTTGTGCAAGatttgcaacataaaaaaagagaaaaagatatgaaaatgagaaaacacatgACAAGTTTCTAGCTGTGTCTCTCACGCACAGTTCCAAGTCAGCCAGTTCTTAGAGTTTGAGCATAAAGGGTCTGGGGAGGACTGGGGCAGTCTCAGAGAGGGGGATCCAAGGGGGGTGAGCTGAGTCAGCAGGTCCAGACTGGTGCAGGGACTGCGGGCCACGCAGCACGCCCCTTCGGGGTTCCCCCGCTCCTCTATGGGACTAGCACTACTTCCACTGCCAATGCTACAGGCAAGGCTAAAGCTTGCACTTCTGCCTTGGACCAGGCCCTGGAGCCTCTGCCGTTCCTGGGCCTTCTTGGCCCTGTTTGCAATGTATCGCACCCTGCTTTGGCTCCTCAAGGAGGTCCTTTGCACCAACATCTCATCCACAGGCTCGACTCTCTAGGCCTGTTTCCTTGGGCGAAGTCGCTAGCATTCAGGGGCTCCACATCAGTCAGCTTCCGTAGTTGCACTGTCAGGTTGCTGGGTGGCCGAGACTTCTGTGGACTGCCTTTGCGGAGATGGTCCCTGGTTGGCCTTACAATGAAGCTGCGGTACTTGCTGTCAAAGTTACAGGAAATGTCATCAGATGTCAGATCTCCGAGGCTTTTGGACATGGAAGTTATAGCTATTGGGGTTGTAGCTGCAGAGGAAGACCTGCTGGCTGATGACTGCTTGAGCCCTTCCATGTAGAGCCTGCTCCAGGTGTGCCTCTTTTGAGTCAGTCTGATGGATGAGTCCATAGAAGCCTCCTGGGGGGGCTGCAGGGGTCTGGGATTAAGCTCATCTTCGGGGCTCTGACTTTGCTGAAGATTGGGGTTTGACTTGCTCTTGCTGACTCGCAAAGTATCGTAGGAGAGCAATGCTGAATGACGACAGTTGACCCAGGAAGAGCTGCAGGTAGTGCTGATGGCTGTGGGCAGGCTGGTGAGGCTTTTCCTGGCCAGGTTAGGCAGGGACAGGTCAATGACTGTGTCACTGGAAGAGATgctagaggaggaggacatgctGTCTCTGTGGCTGCTTGGTTCGAGCTTTCTCCAATGGCGGTCATTCATGGTAGCGTCCGTGCAGACCTCTGGGATGGCTGACTGAGCCTGGCCAGCCAAGGCTACAGCCCCCCGAACATGACCCTcactttttgttcttcttactGGTGTGTGCGATGATGGATTGTTAAAAAGTTCCCTCCTGGCCTGTGCTGTCTGAGGTGCAGCTACTGCAGTGGTTCCAGAGGAAAGTGCAGCGGGAGCCTACTCatcattttccttctctgttAGACTTCTTTGTTTGTCCCTCTGCTTTGTTGTGTTCCCCATGAATGAATGATTACTGCTGTTGGTCTGGGTGCCATTACTACACTGCAATGAGACAGTGTTCTCAGCAGGGCTTGTCAGAAGGTGTGACGAGGTTCTGGAAAGGATAGGAGGTTTCGCAGGGACATTGCTTATCTTGATGGGACTGTTCTCCATCCCACTTGAAGGAATAGTCAATGGGGAGACTACATTTATTGCTGTGGATGATTAGGGCAGTGGTGTAgatgatgtgtgatgtgaaaaCAGGCTCTCTTTTGGAGTGGAGACAGAAcggatgaaatgtgttttcctggGGTCTTCAGAGTTCAGCACAGGAAATAGAAGATTGGGAGCTGGTCTCTGGAATGTGGAACAgactgtggaaagaaaaacaaccttccTTTTGGAGGAATATATCCTCTgcattttcttctctgttgATATACTCCACAGGCAGCTATGACTTAAGAATTAACATTCACTCTGTTCGACAGAAAGCAGGAGAAAATTACTCAATGACATGATAAtcaaaaaatatggaaaaagaaTGATCGGGGAAAAAACATCCACttgttcatatacagtatatatctgcatatttctttttttaaaaccatgaTTAAAGGCATCTGACATTAGTTTGCATAATTGGCAAATGGCAAATGTACACAAGGTGGGCAAAGAGCACAGATGTTGCAGgacattttaaactgtaaactTACAGTGTGAGGCTGAGACATCGCCTGTTCCTCATGACAGAAGACTTTACTTTGACAACATTGCCTCTTTTAAGTGTGTTTTCAATGTGTCTTTGAGATGGCTCTGCTGTAAATGgccaatataaatacagtaaggATACCTCATTCATTCGTCATTCATTAAGAACATAAATGTGATGCTTATGGTAAATTAAGTGCTTGTAGTAAAGCTCTAAACCTTCAGATGCCATTGAGTAATACTGATAGCTACTTTCAGTGACAAAACGTGAAAAAGTAAACTTAAGGTCCAATTACTGGCCAGCTATTCAGCTTTTAACTGCATCTCACGGCTCTGTTGTGTGGCTTCAACACTATTCCAGGAAATCAGCAATAGTGGGCGTTTGTGCTCAAGCAGTGGTTTCCCTGTGTATTCTCTATCTTACTCCAACTTTAAATTGGCCATATCGCCTGCATAGTTCTTTCTGTATGGAAATTAAAGCTATTCAAATTAGAGCTgagacttttttaaatttcaatttgaatCTGCTGAGTCTGAAAAGCAAACAATGTTCAACTGTCCAAAATTTTTTCAACTGGCCTGAAAGACATAAGATAAGTTATAACTTACAAATCAGAGTTACGACTGGAAATTTTGTACAGGCcaaaacacagtgaacagaGATTCGGTGCAAACTTCATGACTTGGTTTCCAGAGAGTGGCTGTGTCTGGACCTACACCTCTATTCAATGATGTGAACCAAAGCTGGCAAGCTCCCATTATTCCCACTGTCTTTTTCAGTGAGTGGATGTCAAGAATATGAAGAGTAATGTTGATTTCAAACCCCAACCAACCCTCAGAGATGTTAGGAAGCaggctgctgagagagagaatgatggGTGAAGTTAAGGTGTGAAGTATTACCTAGCTCTGGTCATCCCCTCAATTCTGCACTAGGAATAGAGAGAGCGTGCaaaaagaacagagaggaaaaaggagttTAGCAAAActggaaaggagagagggagaattaAGGCAAGGAAATTGTTCACAGGACAGAGAAAGTATCTTAACAAGAAACGTTATTGTATTGACTGATCTATAAATCAACAAACGACACTTGTTTGACactgaaaagaaagacacaagGTAAAGCTGTTGAAAATAGAAATCTATCACAAATTAATAACAAGTACA from Scophthalmus maximus strain ysfricsl-2021 chromosome 3, ASM2237912v1, whole genome shotgun sequence carries:
- the LOC124849869 gene encoding 1-phosphatidylinositol 4,5-bisphosphate phosphodiesterase eta-2-like produces the protein MSQPHTAPAALSSGTTAVAAPQTAQARRELFNNPSSHTPVRRTKSEGHVRGAVALAGQAQSAIPEVCTDATMNDRHWRKLEPSSHRDSMSSSSSISSSDTVIDLSLPNLARKSLTSLPTAISTTCSSSWVNCRHSALLSYDTLRVSKSKSNPNLQQSQSPEDELNPRPLQPPQEASMDSSIRLTQKRHTWSRLYMEGLKQSSASRSSSAATTPIAITSMSKSLGDLTSDDISCNFDSKYRSISRSFIVRPTRDHLRKGSPQKSRPPSNLTVQLRKLTDVEPLTASDFAPGNRPRESQEEPVDEMLVRRTSSRSQSRVRYIANRAKKAQERQRLQGLVQGRSASFSLACRIGSGSSASPIEERGNPEGACCVARSPCTSLDLLSQLTPCGSPSPRLSQSSPDPENSEIFFMLKL